In the Gemmatimonadota bacterium genome, one interval contains:
- a CDS encoding adenine phosphoribosyltransferase, whose amino-acid sequence MRRAIREIPDYPKPGISFKDITPLLGDAELFAATCAQLAAPFRDAGITHVLSIESRGFLFGGPVAVTLGAGLIPVRKPGKLPYETTREEYALEYGTDALEVHIDALGSGARVLVTDDVLATGGTAAAASRLVHKLGGEVVGSTFLIELAFLGGRAMLPGQRVESAIVY is encoded by the coding sequence ATTCGTCGCGCAATTCGCGAGATCCCCGACTATCCCAAGCCGGGCATCTCGTTCAAGGACATCACGCCGCTCCTGGGCGACGCCGAGCTCTTCGCGGCAACGTGCGCGCAGCTGGCGGCACCGTTTCGAGACGCTGGGATCACGCATGTGCTGTCGATCGAGAGCCGCGGCTTCCTGTTTGGAGGGCCCGTCGCGGTGACGCTCGGCGCCGGTCTTATCCCTGTGCGCAAGCCGGGCAAGCTGCCGTACGAGACGACGCGCGAGGAGTATGCGCTCGAGTACGGCACCGACGCGCTCGAAGTGCACATCGATGCGTTGGGAAGCGGGGCCCGCGTTCTCGTCACCGATGACGTGCTCGCCACCGGCGGGACGGCGGCCGCGGCCTCGCGACTCGTGCATAAGCTTGGCGGCGAAGTGGTGGGCAGCACCTTCCTGATCGAGCTCGCGTTCCTGGGCGGGCGCGCGATGCTCCCCGGGCAGCGTGTGGAGAGTGCGATCGTCTACTAG
- a CDS encoding acylphosphatase, with product MPVVHIEVAGKVQGIGFRHFVQQQARALELSGWVRNLSSGNLEIAASGGEESVRALLDAVRQGPPGATVKQVIKLVPQPSLELPHPFTILK from the coding sequence GTGCCTGTCGTTCACATCGAAGTCGCCGGGAAAGTCCAGGGGATCGGCTTTCGACACTTTGTTCAACAACAGGCACGAGCACTCGAGCTGTCGGGATGGGTGCGCAACCTGTCCAGCGGCAACCTCGAGATTGCCGCGTCCGGAGGCGAGGAGTCTGTGCGCGCCTTGCTCGATGCGGTGCGACAGGGACCGCCGGGAGCGACGGTGAAGCAAGTGATCAAGCTGGTCCCCCAGCCGTCGCTCGAACTTCCTCACCCCTTCACGATCCTCAAGTGA